A single region of the bacterium genome encodes:
- a CDS encoding AraC family transcriptional regulator, which yields MAKIAVELDRALAERAANGAPGHLTTRVLAQGGGWSVTDVVCTSGPQDRPFEEQHAHVFIAIVAAGSFQCHSATGRELMTPGSLLLGNAGQWFECGHTHGAGDRCVSFGYTPEFFERLGADAGIRGAKPDFRVLRLPPLRPLSQLAARACAGLAGSVDIPWEELSVHVAAQTVQLAGGLVPNSNSTPPGATARVTRTVRMIERHPGAGLTLGSLAREAGLSPYHFLRTFARLTGVTPHQYVLRARLRAAATRLAVEPARVLDIALDCGFGDVSNFNRAFRAEFGVSPRVYRLRTDGRAGTSTGARSGPTSAWTR from the coding sequence TTGGCGAAAATTGCGGTCGAATTGGACCGGGCGTTGGCCGAGCGCGCTGCGAACGGTGCCCCAGGCCACCTCACGACGCGCGTGCTGGCCCAGGGCGGCGGCTGGTCGGTCACCGATGTGGTCTGTACTTCCGGTCCGCAAGATCGCCCTTTCGAAGAGCAGCACGCGCACGTCTTCATCGCCATCGTTGCTGCGGGCAGCTTTCAGTGCCACTCCGCGACGGGGCGCGAGCTGATGACCCCAGGTTCCCTTCTCCTCGGCAACGCGGGCCAATGGTTCGAGTGCGGGCACACACACGGCGCCGGAGACCGGTGCGTGTCGTTTGGATACACTCCAGAGTTTTTCGAGAGGCTCGGGGCCGATGCTGGGATCCGCGGCGCCAAACCGGATTTTCGTGTCCTCCGCCTGCCGCCCCTCCGCCCGCTGTCGCAGCTGGCTGCGCGCGCCTGCGCCGGCCTGGCCGGTTCCGTGGACATCCCATGGGAGGAACTCAGCGTCCACGTGGCCGCGCAGACGGTTCAACTCGCGGGCGGGCTCGTCCCCAACTCGAACAGTACCCCACCGGGTGCTACGGCGCGAGTGACGCGCACCGTGCGGATGATCGAGCGCCATCCCGGTGCCGGGCTCACCCTCGGCAGCTTGGCGCGAGAGGCGGGGCTGAGCCCGTACCACTTCCTCCGTACGTTCGCGCGCCTAACGGGTGTGACGCCGCACCAATATGTTCTCCGGGCGCGCCTGCGTGCGGCGGCGACGCGGCTGGCGGTGGAGCCGGCGAGGGTCCTCGACATCGCCCTCGACTGCGGCTTCGGCGACGTGTCGAACTTCAACCGCGCCTTCCGTGCCGAGTTCGGTGTCAGCCCACGCGTCTACCGCTTACGAACGGACGGCAGGGCAGGCACGTCAACGGGCGCACGGAGCGGTCCAACATCGGCGTGGACACGCTAG